The genomic stretch GCtatcattttaattaacAATAGAATAGAGACTGATAGATTGAgcaatattaatagaaataatagtaaCAGTAGCAGcaacaataatatcaaCAACTATAATGGGTGATTATATTGAATTGTTGCCTTCCATCTATTTCTCAATCTAATTTATAGTTTATGAAAAttaaccaaaaaaaaaagaaaaacaaaaaaacaacaaacaaataaacGCCATGACCTATGATATGAATTTTTCCCTCTGATATAATGAGTTGTAATGATATAACGtgtaatataatatattatatgatATGTATTATATACCACTTTCCTAGGAAGTGCTATTGTATGATATAACCAGttatgataatgataatatatgCATTTTGCATAAAAATATGAGtttattctaatatttatacagaaatttatatattaatgtactttattttcagaATTCAAACTTTATTATAGAAACTGCTATATACTTGTGCTGTTTACAAATTTCaagtatatatttttttgtatagTTACATATGTTTGaatctatttttatatcccaaataaaaataatgaattacttcaaaaaagaatattgcTGTACTTTAAAAGcctttgaaaatattattgaaaatttatatttcgTGAATGTTTCTAAAATGCTTCCGAATCCGTACTCGTCTTGTTTTTCGATAAGCTTGTCGGACGAAGCTATATATTTCTAGACCTCGAGCACGtgatttatatatacaataCATGTTTCACAGGTGCTTTTAGAAATCTATATCCTGAGTATATTATCATAGCTTAGTAGTTTGAAGTTAATAGcgattaaaaattatagaacTGAACAATAAACCATTATTtgctttaaattttttggatTTGGATGGAACTTGTTTGATTCGATTCATGTTGGTGGTAAATTGGAATGATGGAACGGTAGATAATGGCGATTTCATATATGTATCAtacttatattttttggcCGAGGCTTTATTTGCTGCAAGAATTAATTGGTTAAACCTAACTCTTTTTTGCCTTTTATGTCTtttatagatatttattgaatatttggaCTTTACATccttaaaaaatttataagaATTTGAGACTATTTGAACAgtagaaaataaaagttcAAATAGTTCTACCGGATAACTGGTAACTAAAATAATTGAGAGTACTTCAATTAAACTCAAtgtgaaaaataatgaatcatTGTCTTTATCAGATATATTGGCGGTTAAAATGCTCATATCAAAGggtattaaatttttcaatttatttagtaAATTGTAGTTAGTCATTAAgttaaatttcaaatattagctattttttaacaacttattagataaagatttttagattttttgAAAGAGCTTTTTTCCACTACTTGTTGCAAATCCTTTTGTTTGTTAATAATTGTAGAGATTTGCCGCTGATATCTCGGAAAATCCAAATCAGCTTATTAAAACAAGACAAAATGATGTTCAAATGATTATTCAGACAGAATCTGAATGATATTTATTAGCTAAGAAAACCGTTAAATAGCAGTTATTTTCAAGTATGAGTTTATCAATTCATGATACATAATTTGCAATAGAACGATTGAAGTTGTCGAAGTAAAAAATACGATCCTGCATTTCTTCTACTTCATTCTAAAAGCTACTTAGTATATTGAACCCACTAAATTACCCACATTTAACACAAGCACTCATCAAATTTTACAGCTCAAGAGCAAAAGAATGAGATGATGCCATAGGCTTTTGATATATACATTCTTCAATACTTTAAGTTCGCCGCTTACTTTTAAAGAACCCGAGACGcctaaaatttttcagattTTTCAAAGGCTTCCAAAGcataacaaaaataaagctCATCTCATCTCATCATCTTAAATCGGTTAAATTAGTAAATAGCGAACGTATCGATTCTTAATTAAAACAAGAACATACATAAGCTAAGAATTGAGAtatattgaagatgaaatttcTCGTTAGTTGTGTTGATAACGGTTCAATCAAAGAAGTCATCTGTAATAGAGGATGTGATACTTCTATTGTAACAGCTCCTCAGCCGCTTTTCAAAAAAACTTCTCTGTCAGAAGgattaaataatcatattgaaaaattctgTATCgtcaataaaaatttgatattgGCTGCTAGAAGTACTGGTGTCATTGAGTTATTAAAAATCACTCAAGATTTACCAACGgaagaagatttaaaatttattaattcttctgCTATCATTAAAGATATACCAACAAAACCCATCACacaaacagaaaaaaataatgagcAAATGAACTCTATACCTATACTAGACGACTctacaaaagaaaatctaTTGAGCTTATTTGATATATCTAGTTTTGAAGTCTTAGATATTGTCTCTGGTTTAATTGAtcataaattattagaaccTCTATATGCCAAATCTAAAAAGAGAACCAAATTACTGGACGGGTTTGTAAATTTATCTCTTCTACCTAACTGTTCAAACATGCTTGTAGCTGTAACTAAATCTGGTATGATTCATTTCTTGGAAATCGAAGacaatttggaaaaattgaagatcGTGAATTCCTTAAATGTTAAGGCTCCTTTAGAATTTGCACAATTTTATGACAATGATATCAATAATGATTATAAAGATGGATATATAATGGCATATGGTGGTGAAGAAAATTTGGTTAAATTGATTAAGATTAATAAAGATCTAGGAGAGTTACATCAAATCTGGGAagctaaaaatattaaaaatgatcGTTTAGATTTAAGGGTACCAGTATGGCCAATGGCtttaaaattcttgaataaATCTGAGACAATAGATAGTAAAGCGAAAACTTCCAACAATGGaccaaatttaaaattcatTTCAATTACTCGTTATTCACATTTACTTAAATATGATACAAATCATGGTCGTAAACCGTTTGAGTGTTTAGATTTGCTACCAGATAGGGAACCTTTAACTCAATTAGAAACATGCAGTGATTCAGAGGATTTCAAATTGACCACCTTAGGTAATATCAATTCCgatgattttaataattttactattttttcaactgatttgaaaagaaatatttataaattttcatctttaaatgGTCGTTTATTGGGAAAATTTGgtaaaaaagatattacTGGTTATTCAACTAAcatatcaattaataataataaatatttattgcAAGGTGGCATGGATAGATA from Henningerozyma blattae CBS 6284 chromosome 4, complete genome encodes the following:
- the TBLA0D03480 gene encoding uncharacterized protein, giving the protein MTNYNLLNKLKNLIPFDMSILTANISDKDNDSLFFTLSLIEVLSIILVTSYPVELFELLFSTVQIVSNSYKFFKDVKSKYSINIYKRHKRQKRVRFNQLILAANKASAKKYKYDTYMKSPLSTVPSFQFTTNMNRIKQVPSKSKKFKANNGLLFSSIIFNRY
- the NSA1 gene encoding ribosome biosynthesis protein NSA1 (similar to Saccharomyces cerevisiae NSA1 (YGL111W); ancestral locus Anc_6.144), whose translation is MKFLVSCVDNGSIKEVICNRGCDTSIVTAPQPLFKKTSLSEGLNNHIEKFCIVNKNLILAARSTGVIELLKITQDLPTEEDLKFINSSAIIKDIPTKPITQTEKNNEQMNSIPILDDSTKENLLSLFDISSFEVLDIVSGLIDHKLLEPLYAKSKKRTKLLDGFVNLSLLPNCSNMLVAVTKSGMIHFLEIEDNLEKLKIVNSLNVKAPLEFAQFYDNDINNDYKDGYIMAYGGEENLVKLIKINKDLGELHQIWEAKNIKNDRLDLRVPVWPMALKFLNKSETIDSKAKTSNNGPNLKFISITRYSHLLKYDTNHGRKPFECLDLLPDREPLTQLETCSDSEDFKLTTLGNINSDDFNNFTIFSTDLKRNIYKFSSLNGRLLGKFGKKDITGYSTNISINNNKYLLQGGMDRYLRVYDISTGKVIVKIYMNSKINSIIMLDDSEIELPLSKEEEEKLKKTKTKNSTKRKLSPEEDEEDVEDLWKTLDLANKKKKA